In the Flavobacterium acetivorans genome, one interval contains:
- a CDS encoding glycoside hydrolase family 25 protein encodes MRKKIVRRKTAVARKPRKKNSGFSKKLVNFSLISLVFLLFFGLVYHYRDGLAYYFSFKSDKVLSDSAEEKRISDVRNFQVLEKKGTKAVGLDVSEYQGEVNWSAVDSLENKYPIDFVFVRATVGNDRLDRKFKENWLGAKKQQLIRGAYHYYRPNENSLEQAELFIKTVSLQKGDLPPVLDIEKLPENQSIERLKLGLRRWLQAVEAHYKVKPIIYTGESYYDDFLKDEFSDYLFWIANYNFYREKMDEDWLFWQFTEKASVSGIKGNVDVNIYNGDLQQLQFITLE; translated from the coding sequence ATGAGAAAAAAAATAGTAAGGAGAAAAACGGCTGTAGCTCGTAAACCGAGAAAGAAAAACAGTGGTTTCTCAAAAAAGCTAGTCAATTTCTCTTTAATTTCCCTTGTATTCTTGCTCTTTTTTGGCTTGGTTTATCACTATCGTGATGGTTTGGCTTATTATTTTAGCTTCAAATCCGATAAGGTTTTATCTGATTCAGCCGAAGAGAAACGTATTTCGGATGTTCGGAATTTTCAGGTATTGGAAAAAAAAGGAACTAAGGCTGTTGGTTTAGATGTTTCGGAATATCAGGGAGAAGTTAACTGGTCAGCGGTTGATTCTTTAGAAAATAAATATCCGATAGACTTTGTATTTGTACGTGCCACAGTAGGAAATGACCGATTGGACAGGAAGTTTAAGGAAAATTGGCTTGGAGCCAAAAAGCAACAACTCATCAGGGGAGCGTATCATTACTACCGTCCCAATGAAAATTCCCTAGAACAGGCAGAACTTTTTATTAAAACCGTTTCTTTGCAAAAAGGGGATTTACCGCCGGTTTTGGATATTGAAAAATTGCCTGAGAATCAATCTATAGAACGATTAAAGCTAGGCTTGAGGCGCTGGCTTCAAGCTGTAGAAGCTCATTATAAGGTAAAGCCTATTATTTATACGGGAGAAAGTTATTATGATGATTTTTTGAAAGATGAGTTTAGCGATTATCTTTTTTGGATAGCTAATTATAATTTTTACCGAGAGAAAATGGACGAAGATTGGCTCTTTTGGCAATTTACTGAAAAAGCTTCTGTATCAGGAATTAAAGGAAATGTAGATGTCAATATTTATAATGGAGATTTGCAGCAATTGCAGTTCATTACATTGGAATAG
- a CDS encoding CDP-alcohol phosphatidyltransferase family protein, with translation MNIKKHIPNTITLLNLFCGCIAAVFVAQLNFELAFYFVCLGIFLDFFDGFFARLFKVSSPLGLQLDSLADMVTSGLVPGYVMFSMMESASNSNPYFSFLGFIITMGSCYRLANFNIDTRQTDSFIGLPTPANALFILSLPLVLKYSDSLLMLEILTNNWILLGISLFSAYILNAEIPLFSLKIKKFSIKENTLQIGFLLLSFLLLLFLQYLAIPLIIIVYVLLSVLNNTFSKK, from the coding sequence ATGAACATAAAGAAACACATCCCCAATACCATCACATTATTAAATCTTTTTTGTGGCTGTATAGCGGCCGTTTTTGTGGCTCAGCTTAATTTTGAATTGGCTTTCTATTTTGTTTGTTTGGGAATTTTTCTTGATTTTTTTGACGGTTTTTTTGCGCGTCTCTTCAAGGTTTCCAGTCCATTAGGCTTACAGTTGGATTCGTTGGCTGATATGGTTACCAGCGGATTGGTTCCGGGTTATGTGATGTTTTCGATGATGGAATCGGCTTCTAATTCAAATCCCTATTTCTCGTTTTTAGGATTCATCATAACCATGGGGTCTTGTTATCGTTTGGCTAATTTTAATATCGATACCCGCCAGACGGATTCTTTTATAGGCTTGCCTACACCCGCTAACGCCTTGTTTATTTTGAGTTTGCCATTGGTTTTAAAATATTCAGATTCCTTATTGATGCTGGAAATATTGACTAATAATTGGATTCTTTTAGGAATTAGTTTGTTTAGCGCTTATATTCTAAATGCCGAGATTCCATTGTTTTCTTTGAAAATTAAAAAATTCAGCATTAAGGAAAATACACTTCAAATTGGTTTCTTGTTGTTGTCGTTTCTACTGCTTTTATTCTTACAGTATTTAGCCATTCCATTGATTATTATCGTTTATGTATTGCTGTCTGTATTGAATAATACATTCTCTAAAAAGTAG
- a CDS encoding DUF4105 domain-containing protein, which translates to MNLSLLKKISFLIVLLTIITNNSYGQTPLLSKSALVSVLTCGTGNESYSMFGHTAIRISDPEQFIDVVYNYGAFDFNTPNFVMKFTKGDLQYFAVAHSYTDFIKEYTYEKRSVYEQVLNIPEKLKQKLFDNLHASLTSGDSHYTYKFIDKNCTSMVVDIINKTLDTVAIVKNTDTDLTYRTILYPYFDHHFYEKLGTSIIFGKKVDELGTQIFLPLELHKSLKTIQFNQIPLVKENKTILEFNKTPPTSWWNNYYTYILFLGLLLLANKKIGNQLFFLAMGLLGLFFLFVGFYSSHQELAYNYNILLFNPVLLILLYFYQMENKKWIYKLSVFNLLALLVYLIVLINKAHLLIVLPLIVTSAILLIKLALKNKKKIPIII; encoded by the coding sequence ATGAATTTATCGCTTTTAAAAAAAATTTCATTCCTAATTGTTTTACTAACAATAATTACAAATAATAGTTACGGACAAACTCCTCTATTGTCAAAAAGTGCCCTTGTGAGTGTTTTGACCTGTGGAACTGGTAATGAATCCTATTCCATGTTTGGCCATACAGCCATTCGCATTAGCGACCCGGAGCAGTTTATAGATGTGGTGTACAACTACGGTGCTTTCGATTTTAACACTCCTAATTTTGTAATGAAATTTACAAAAGGAGACTTACAATATTTTGCGGTAGCCCATTCCTATACTGACTTTATCAAGGAATATACCTATGAAAAAAGATCAGTTTATGAGCAGGTGTTAAACATTCCCGAAAAGCTAAAACAAAAGCTATTTGATAATCTACACGCCTCTTTGACCTCGGGCGACAGCCATTATACTTACAAGTTTATTGATAAAAACTGTACCTCGATGGTCGTGGACATCATCAACAAAACATTAGACACGGTTGCTATCGTAAAAAACACTGATACTGACCTTACCTATAGAACCATATTATATCCTTATTTTGACCATCATTTTTATGAGAAATTAGGAACGAGTATCATTTTTGGAAAAAAAGTGGATGAATTAGGCACTCAAATTTTTCTACCCTTAGAATTGCATAAAAGTTTAAAGACAATCCAGTTCAATCAAATTCCGCTGGTTAAAGAAAATAAAACCATTTTAGAATTCAATAAAACACCACCAACTTCCTGGTGGAATAACTACTACACTTACATCCTTTTTCTGGGATTACTACTCCTGGCAAATAAAAAAATCGGAAATCAATTGTTCTTTTTAGCAATGGGATTATTGGGATTATTCTTTTTATTTGTGGGCTTCTATTCAAGTCATCAGGAACTAGCTTACAATTATAACATCTTATTATTTAATCCTGTTCTACTTATTCTTCTTTATTTTTACCAAATGGAAAACAAGAAATGGATTTATAAACTGTCTGTTTTTAACTTGCTTGCTTTATTAGTTTATTTGATTGTACTAATCAACAAGGCTCATTTATTAATTGTACTTCCGTTGATTGTTACAAGTGCCATACTCTTAATCAAGCTAGCCTTAAAAAACAAAAAAAAGATTCCGATAATTATTTAA
- a CDS encoding exopolysaccharide biosynthesis polyprenyl glycosylphosphotransferase — MISNSKMYFEIAERRILLRLFDVIFVFLSLYFVQSQFEISYLEFSVSNFYWTVVLGVYLLFFGSIFEMYNLQVASNEFQVLKSTVLTVSTTVLVYLLTPIFSPTLPTNRIQILLFYGIVLISLVLWRLFYVRFLASNRFVQNVVLICEKEQLRELILGLENIDPHYKIIAYVSVDPIEDFVNLDYVQQIEKNNLASFVEKYSVSEVVVASQKTEGITSELYQQLLQLLESGRSIREYTQVYESKTHRIPMQYMARDFYRYFPFSRSNSNKLYLSIVRFFEVLLSIIGILLGFVLLPLVLLGNCIGNRGTLMYKQERVGKDGTVFNIYKLRTMIQDAESNGAVFTVANDVRVTRFGSFLRKTRIDEFPQFYNILKGDMAIIGPRPERPYFVNEIAELMPFYETRHVIKPGLSGWAQVNYSYGESIQDSLIKLQYDLYYIKHRSVYLDLNISLRTITTVLFYRGQ, encoded by the coding sequence ATAATATCGAATAGCAAAATGTATTTTGAAATTGCTGAGCGAAGAATCCTTCTTCGTCTTTTTGATGTTATTTTTGTTTTTCTAAGTTTATATTTTGTTCAAAGTCAGTTTGAAATCAGTTATTTAGAGTTCTCTGTCAGTAATTTTTACTGGACAGTGGTTTTGGGAGTATATCTTCTTTTCTTTGGTTCGATTTTCGAAATGTATAATCTTCAGGTCGCCAGTAATGAATTTCAAGTTTTGAAAAGTACCGTGCTTACTGTTTCTACGACCGTTTTAGTATACCTGCTGACGCCTATTTTTTCTCCCACCTTGCCTACAAACAGAATTCAAATCCTTCTATTTTATGGAATTGTTTTAATCAGTCTTGTTTTATGGAGGCTGTTTTATGTTCGGTTTTTAGCTAGCAATCGATTTGTTCAGAATGTGGTTTTGATTTGTGAAAAGGAACAACTGCGAGAGTTGATTTTGGGTTTGGAGAATATTGACCCTCATTATAAAATAATTGCCTATGTGAGCGTAGATCCTATTGAGGATTTTGTGAATCTCGATTATGTACAACAGATAGAGAAAAACAACTTAGCTTCTTTTGTTGAGAAATATAGCGTTTCAGAAGTGGTAGTTGCTTCTCAAAAAACAGAGGGTATTACTTCTGAATTATATCAACAATTGCTACAACTATTAGAATCAGGCAGAAGCATTCGGGAGTATACCCAAGTGTATGAAAGTAAAACCCATCGTATTCCGATGCAGTATATGGCAAGAGATTTTTATCGTTATTTTCCTTTCAGTAGAAGTAATAGCAATAAATTGTATTTGTCTATAGTGCGTTTTTTTGAGGTACTTTTGTCTATAATTGGGATTCTTCTGGGATTCGTATTATTACCTCTGGTTCTTTTAGGGAATTGTATCGGAAACAGAGGCACTTTGATGTATAAACAGGAGCGTGTTGGTAAAGATGGAACCGTTTTTAATATCTATAAACTGCGTACTATGATTCAGGATGCGGAGTCTAATGGCGCTGTTTTTACTGTAGCTAATGATGTTCGGGTTACTCGATTTGGGAGCTTTTTAAGAAAGACCAGGATTGATGAGTTTCCTCAATTTTACAATATACTGAAAGGAGATATGGCTATCATAGGCCCTAGGCCAGAGCGCCCTTACTTTGTCAATGAAATTGCAGAATTGATGCCTTTTTATGAAACCAGACATGTGATTAAACCGGGTCTTAGCGGTTGGGCACAAGTCAACTATTCGTATGGGGAAAGCATTCAAGACAGCTTGATAAAGTTGCAATATGATCTCTATTATATCAAGCACAGAAGCGTATATTTAGACCTGAATATTAGCCTTAGAACTATAACTACAGTATTGTTTTATAGAGGACAATAA
- a CDS encoding O-antigen ligase family protein, which translates to MKREELYYFYLILFHIGIGFVIFLFPILAKVYGFSILFLGSYFIIKKQNKNQEVLLVAAYLVGSEVFLRMTGGTISYEFSKYGVMIFLVMGMYYSGFSKTAVPYWIFLLLLIPGVILSTFVLNFDTNIRTTIAFNISGPVCLGVASIYTYRRKIALERMYDILLCMGLPIISCMVYLAFYTPNIRDVLTSTQSNFETSGGYGPNQVATFLGLGMFIFFSRIILNSRTKFMVVINLILAVNISYRGMVTFSRGGMITGLLMIMLLLLFLYFKSNLRGKLKLNYIISLIALALVVSWSYTSFQTGGLINKRYANQDAKGRVKQTQLSGRGEVAMNEIDLFLKNPVFGVGVAKGVEVRRAETGNGTLSHDEITRMMAEHGSLGILALLILFFTPFILYLENSFNLFLLCFVAFWFLTINHAAMRTAVPAFVYSLSLLNVQLSKSKRQNEVS; encoded by the coding sequence ATGAAAAGAGAAGAACTATACTATTTCTATTTGATATTGTTCCATATTGGGATTGGTTTTGTAATTTTTTTATTTCCCATTTTGGCAAAAGTTTATGGGTTTTCGATTCTTTTTTTAGGGAGCTATTTTATTATAAAAAAGCAAAACAAAAACCAAGAAGTGCTTTTGGTAGCAGCTTATCTGGTTGGGAGTGAGGTTTTTTTAAGGATGACTGGCGGAACCATTTCCTATGAGTTTTCTAAGTATGGAGTGATGATTTTTTTAGTTATGGGGATGTACTACAGCGGTTTTTCTAAAACAGCCGTTCCGTATTGGATTTTTTTACTGTTATTGATTCCTGGTGTCATCCTTTCGACTTTTGTATTGAATTTTGATACTAACATCCGGACCACAATTGCTTTTAATATCTCGGGACCGGTCTGTCTTGGAGTTGCTTCTATTTATACTTATAGACGGAAAATAGCATTGGAACGGATGTATGATATTCTGCTTTGTATGGGCTTGCCCATTATCAGCTGTATGGTTTATCTGGCTTTTTATACGCCTAACATTCGGGATGTATTGACCAGTACCCAGTCTAATTTTGAAACTTCGGGAGGTTATGGACCTAATCAGGTGGCTACTTTCTTAGGCTTAGGGATGTTTATCTTTTTTTCCAGAATTATATTGAATTCTAGAACGAAATTCATGGTTGTCATCAATTTAATCTTAGCAGTCAATATAAGCTATAGAGGAATGGTTACTTTTTCCCGCGGAGGGATGATCACAGGTTTATTAATGATAATGTTGTTACTGCTTTTTCTGTATTTTAAATCCAATTTAAGAGGTAAGTTGAAGTTGAATTATATCATTTCGTTGATTGCTTTGGCTCTTGTCGTAAGTTGGAGTTACACCTCGTTTCAGACCGGGGGCTTGATCAATAAGCGGTATGCGAATCAAGATGCCAAGGGAAGGGTAAAGCAAACCCAACTTTCAGGTAGAGGGGAAGTGGCAATGAATGAGATTGATCTGTTTTTAAAAAACCCTGTTTTTGGTGTAGGAGTTGCTAAGGGAGTTGAGGTTCGAAGGGCAGAAACAGGAAACGGTACTTTGTCTCATGATGAAATCACCCGGATGATGGCTGAACATGGTTCTTTGGGTATATTGGCTTTATTGATTTTGTTTTTCACGCCTTTTATTTTGTATCTCGAAAATAGTTTTAACCTGTTTTTATTGTGCTTTGTAGCCTTTTGGTTTTTAACCATTAATCATGCCGCCATGCGAACTGCTGTTCCGGCATTTGTATATTCTCTTTCATTACTTAATGTTCAATTGAGTAAATCTAAAAGGCAGAATGAAGTATCGTGA
- a CDS encoding glycosyltransferase, which translates to MRIVQIIDSLEAGGAERMAVNYANALVGEIDFSGLVATRKEGLLRNQVQEGVSYLFLNKKNSLDLAALFRLRAYVKKNKIRIVHAHSSSFFIAALLKLVCPSVQLIWHDHYGNNEFLLERTSFVLKRTLPFFDGIIAVNQKLRSWSEEYLNFKNAICLDNFPSDWNAVSERTSLKGIEGKRIVCLANLRMQKDHFLLLRVAKRMKESHPDWSFHLIGKDFGDAYSEEIKRLLVEYDLEDSVFLYGSREDVSPILRQSTIGVLTSKSEGFPLALLEYGRCKIPVVVTQVGEIPSLVQNNKNGFIVVAQDEELFFGALVQLIENEKLRIDFGNAFYRTVMDKYSTKVVIRHYLNWLQKIAK; encoded by the coding sequence ATGCGTATCGTACAAATTATAGATTCTCTTGAGGCGGGTGGTGCCGAGCGCATGGCAGTTAACTATGCGAATGCTCTTGTGGGCGAAATTGATTTTTCGGGATTGGTAGCCACAAGAAAAGAAGGGCTATTGCGGAATCAAGTACAAGAAGGCGTCTCTTATTTGTTTTTGAATAAAAAAAACAGCTTGGACTTAGCGGCTCTTTTTAGATTGAGGGCTTATGTTAAAAAAAATAAAATAAGGATTGTCCATGCGCATAGCAGTTCCTTTTTTATTGCGGCTTTGTTGAAATTGGTTTGCCCTTCCGTTCAGTTAATTTGGCACGATCATTATGGTAACAACGAATTTTTATTAGAGCGAACTTCTTTTGTGTTAAAAAGAACCCTACCTTTTTTTGATGGGATAATTGCAGTAAACCAAAAGTTAAGAAGTTGGTCAGAAGAATATTTGAATTTTAAAAATGCAATTTGTTTGGATAATTTCCCTTCAGATTGGAATGCGGTTTCTGAACGAACTTCTTTGAAAGGTATCGAAGGTAAGAGGATTGTTTGTCTGGCCAATTTACGAATGCAGAAAGATCATTTTTTATTGTTGAGAGTTGCCAAAAGAATGAAGGAATCGCATCCCGATTGGAGCTTTCATTTGATAGGAAAGGATTTTGGGGATGCCTATTCGGAAGAAATTAAAAGACTGCTTGTTGAATATGATTTAGAGGATTCCGTTTTCTTATACGGTTCAAGGGAAGATGTCAGTCCTATTCTTAGACAATCGACTATTGGTGTATTGACTTCAAAATCAGAAGGTTTTCCTTTGGCATTGTTGGAATATGGAAGGTGTAAAATACCTGTAGTTGTGACTCAAGTGGGCGAAATCCCCTCTCTGGTTCAGAATAATAAAAACGGTTTTATAGTTGTTGCGCAAGACGAGGAATTATTTTTTGGAGCATTGGTTCAATTAATTGAAAATGAGAAACTAAGAATTGATTTCGGAAATGCATTTTATAGGACTGTGATGGATAAATATTCAACTAAGGTTGTCATTCGACACTATTTAAATTGGTTGCAAAAGATCGCTAAATGA